From one Rhodoferax sp. PAMC 29310 genomic stretch:
- a CDS encoding [protein-PII] uridylyltransferase produces MTDPIELRARYRADKAKVMIALASPDTSTRGVNTALRQLSSLADATLKTLWRQAGLASPMALAAVGGFGRSELFPNSDVDVLVLLPDNKAPEDDESLKEKIETFIGSCWDAGLEIGSSVRSVTECLAEAANDVTVQTSLLEARLITGNADLYADFQNRFYTVLDPKAFFVAKTLEMSQRHHKFEDTPYALEPNCKESPGGLRDLQVILWTAKAAGFGGNWDALAKNGLATPFEVSQLKRNEALLHLVRARLHIISNRREDRLVFDLQTAVAESFGYSSVAPDGSRLPVRASEALMRRYYWSAKAVTQLNQILLLNINERLNPSEREPQRINDRFNEKGGMIDVVSDDLYQREPHAILETFLVYQTTVGVKGLSTRTLRALFNARGLMDSKFRSDPVNRATFRSILMQPDGITHAMRLMNQTSVLGRYLWVFRKIVGQMQHDLFHVYTVDQHILMVLRNIRRFFIAEHSHEYPFCAQLASGLDRPWVLYIAALFHDIAKGRGGDHSELGAVEVRRFCKQHDIEKEDATLVEFLVTEHLTMSRVAQKSDLSDPDVIEAFAKRMGNERHLTTLYLLTVADIRGTSPKVWNAWKGKLLEDLYRLTLRALGGQAPSREAEVGARKREALIQLALHALPFEAHKALWSTLDVGYFMRHDAGDIAWHTRQISRFFGRGMTIVRARRSPLGEGLQVLVYTPDCSDLFARICGYFDRSNLSILDARVHTANNGYALDTFQVISSGLSTHYRELTGMVESELSRAVADTGPLGPPSRGRVSRRVKSFPIAPRITLRPDEKAQRWLLNIASSDRVGLLYGIARVLAKYKINLQLAKIATLGERVDDTFLIQGDALSHNRTQIALETELLEALK; encoded by the coding sequence ATGACAGATCCCATCGAATTGCGGGCCCGCTACCGCGCCGACAAGGCCAAGGTGATGATCGCCCTGGCCTCCCCCGACACATCAACCCGTGGCGTCAATACGGCGTTGCGCCAGCTGTCGTCACTCGCAGACGCCACACTAAAAACACTGTGGCGCCAGGCCGGTCTGGCAAGTCCAATGGCACTGGCGGCCGTGGGTGGTTTTGGCCGCAGTGAGCTCTTCCCCAATTCAGATGTAGACGTGTTGGTTTTGCTTCCCGACAACAAAGCGCCTGAAGACGACGAGTCGCTCAAGGAAAAAATTGAGACTTTCATCGGCAGCTGCTGGGATGCAGGATTGGAGATTGGATCCAGCGTGCGGTCTGTGACCGAGTGTCTGGCCGAAGCAGCCAATGATGTGACCGTTCAGACCTCCTTGTTGGAGGCACGCCTGATCACGGGCAATGCTGACCTCTACGCCGACTTTCAAAACCGGTTTTACACCGTGCTGGACCCCAAGGCCTTTTTTGTGGCGAAAACGCTGGAAATGAGCCAGCGCCACCACAAATTCGAAGACACCCCTTATGCACTTGAGCCCAACTGCAAGGAGTCCCCGGGTGGCCTGCGCGACCTGCAGGTGATTCTTTGGACTGCCAAGGCCGCCGGTTTTGGTGGCAACTGGGACGCGCTGGCCAAGAACGGCTTGGCCACTCCGTTTGAGGTCAGCCAGCTCAAACGCAACGAGGCCCTGCTGCATTTGGTCCGCGCCCGCCTGCACATCATTTCCAACCGCCGCGAAGACCGGCTGGTGTTTGACCTGCAAACTGCGGTGGCCGAGTCTTTTGGCTACAGTTCAGTCGCACCAGATGGCTCCCGTCTACCCGTTCGGGCCAGCGAAGCGCTGATGCGACGCTACTACTGGTCGGCCAAGGCCGTCACCCAGTTGAACCAGATTTTGCTGCTCAACATTAACGAGCGGCTGAATCCGAGCGAGCGTGAGCCCCAGCGGATCAATGACCGCTTCAATGAAAAAGGCGGAATGATCGACGTCGTCAGTGACGACCTGTACCAGCGTGAGCCGCACGCCATTCTGGAAACATTTTTGGTTTACCAGACCACGGTGGGGGTCAAAGGCCTGTCCACCAGGACCCTGCGCGCCCTGTTCAACGCGCGCGGCCTGATGGACAGCAAGTTTCGCAGCGACCCCGTGAACCGCGCCACTTTCCGCTCCATTCTGATGCAGCCAGACGGCATAACCCATGCCATGCGGTTGATGAACCAAACCTCGGTTCTCGGACGTTATTTGTGGGTATTTCGCAAGATCGTGGGGCAAATGCAGCACGATTTATTCCACGTCTACACGGTGGACCAGCACATCCTGATGGTGCTGCGCAATATCCGGCGTTTTTTTATTGCTGAGCACTCGCACGAGTACCCGTTCTGCGCACAACTGGCCTCTGGCTTGGATCGACCTTGGGTGCTCTATATTGCGGCCCTGTTTCACGACATTGCCAAAGGCCGGGGAGGCGACCACTCAGAGCTCGGCGCGGTGGAGGTGCGACGCTTCTGCAAACAGCACGACATAGAGAAGGAAGATGCCACACTGGTCGAGTTTTTGGTGACCGAGCACCTCACCATGAGCCGTGTGGCCCAAAAATCGGACCTCAGCGACCCGGACGTGATCGAGGCCTTTGCAAAGCGCATGGGCAACGAGCGTCATTTGACGACCCTGTACCTGCTGACTGTGGCTGACATTCGCGGTACATCGCCAAAAGTCTGGAACGCCTGGAAAGGCAAGCTGCTGGAGGACTTGTACCGGCTTACCCTGCGCGCACTGGGTGGGCAAGCCCCGAGCCGCGAGGCCGAGGTTGGCGCGCGCAAGCGTGAGGCCCTGATTCAACTGGCCTTGCATGCGCTGCCGTTTGAGGCACACAAGGCCTTGTGGTCCACCCTGGATGTGGGTTACTTTATGCGCCACGACGCGGGAGATATTGCCTGGCACACGCGCCAAATATCCCGTTTTTTTGGCCGAGGAATGACCATTGTTCGCGCCCGCCGCTCACCTTTGGGAGAAGGCTTGCAGGTCCTGGTTTACACACCGGATTGCAGCGACTTGTTTGCGCGCATCTGCGGCTACTTTGACCGGAGCAACCTCAGCATTTTGGACGCCCGGGTGCACACGGCCAACAACGGCTATGCGCTGGACACCTTTCAAGTCATCTCGTCCGGCCTGTCCACCCATTACCGGGAGTTGACCGGCATGGTGGAAAGCGAGTTGAGCCGGGCCGTGGCGGACACCGGGCCACTGGGTCCACCCAGTCGCGGTCGCGTGTCCCGCCGGGTGAAGAGTTTCCCAATCGCGCCCCGCATCACCCTTCGTCCGGACGAAAAAGCACAACGCTGGCTGCTCAACATTGCCAGCAGCGACCGCGTGGGCCTTCTATACGGCATTGCCCGCGTGCTGGCAAAGTACAAGATCAATCTGCAACTGGCGAAAATCGCGACTCTGGGCGAACGCGTGGACGACACCTTTCTGATTCAAGGTGACGCATTGAGCCACAACCGCACGCAAATTGCGCTTGAAACCGAGTTGCTTGAGGCGCTCAAATAA
- a CDS encoding type IV pilin protein, with translation MKRNGFTLIELMIVVAIVAILASIALPSYTSYVNRGKITDGMAAMADYRIKMEQYFQDNRNYGTANAACPVVVGNSSYFSYSCVVSNATPSVAFTITATSIAGSLGSATGDYTYALTEVNAKSTSIFKGGTVAKACWLVKGSEC, from the coding sequence ATGAAGCGCAATGGATTTACCTTGATTGAGTTGATGATCGTGGTGGCGATCGTCGCCATACTTGCCTCAATCGCCTTGCCGTCGTATACCAGCTACGTGAATCGGGGAAAGATCACGGACGGCATGGCGGCCATGGCGGACTACCGGATCAAGATGGAGCAATATTTCCAGGACAACCGCAATTACGGCACTGCCAATGCCGCCTGCCCGGTGGTGGTTGGCAATAGTTCCTATTTCAGTTACTCGTGTGTGGTCAGCAACGCGACACCTAGCGTCGCTTTCACCATTACGGCCACCAGCATCGCTGGAAGTCTGGGCAGTGCCACTGGCGATTACACCTATGCCTTGACAGAGGTCAATGCAAAATCAACCAGCATATTTAAGGGCGGCACCGTGGCCAAGGCCTGTTGGTTGGTGAAAGGCAGTGAATGCTGA
- a CDS encoding pilus assembly protein has product MTVFHKNVCKSSTRWASLVMALGVAFNAAQAASTDIANVPMATSNMVTPNVLVVYDNSQSMDAYMNGTLVSGSDASTRGNIGRQVMRNAIASYRSAFNWGLMSYGMTGTPSLYNTYAYYLGSNSGMVFTDDCAGYVAGVPPTVGVSATNGNRRCIANPQPFTGGNYVTFDKTGDDADIQDVLYTTGVYTTGLWGLTAGTGTSYNVYRTHNVGGGWNSSDFSGGLGTWSFTPTDAGYLSQNPPMTRQIYIPRGWGYNQNITGSGVLDEPVAVDGTTHYNTLISKLGNETNGSTSEIKNGAVFTPLRGTLQSAKTYFTSSLSGNSTPIQYSCQKNFVMLVTDGLPTGDTSGNLYSSADRTNSCVWDTTTNSCTSGTFGVAANHAISAVNTLRTSSVSGVASTSADGTGSVTGAFDVQTYVVALGDTVANATSLSVMNSMAYNGGTNKALAASDATAFQNAITAISDDITSKVGSGAAVAVSNAHVTSSDNASYASSYNSGTWAGDIDSKAIDVTTGLTTTTSLWNAGTAATQLDTRTAASRFIVTSPDTAGAIGGLQFQPSTATITTTIATKLSTAQQTLLNSPSSTDGAAVLAYLRGDRSGETAGTYRSRARLLGDMINGEPLLVRAPWFDYADTGYSTFKSTNVSRVRILFQGANDGMLHAFNASTGAESWAFIPNTVMGNLNNLSRKVGFSHQFYVDGTPVSGDVDFKNIDGATGSGTDWRTIIVGGLGKGGRGYYALDITSSAAATEAAVASKVLWEFPNSIVSLSTRNTAKLNMGYSYGKPIIVKTAAKGWVVLVTSGYNNGTNTGDSGGDGLGHLYVLNPKTGDLIKDISTPACSTAPTSTPCGLAQISAYVTSGLDNTAEYVYGGDLQGGVWRFDFTGNSVSSWSVAKFTDLKDASGVAQPVTTAPELALPTINGVGARMVYVGTGLYLGTSDIPGSTGANAWSSQVQTMYGLRDSLVALPTPLRSNLQQQTMTTVGTKRTSSNNAVNYTTKKGWYLDLPTTGERSNTDPAIALGALIFTTNIPSSTICQPGGSSWEYFLDLTTGGLVANSSVSWSGTYLGNALASRPVLIQLPSGKVVSLVRTSDARTLKEDIPITAPGVGAKRISWRELFN; this is encoded by the coding sequence ATGACTGTTTTTCACAAAAATGTCTGCAAGAGCTCCACTCGTTGGGCCAGTCTGGTTATGGCGCTGGGCGTCGCATTCAATGCCGCTCAAGCGGCTTCTACAGACATCGCCAATGTTCCGATGGCCACGTCGAACATGGTGACGCCCAATGTACTTGTGGTGTATGACAACTCACAGTCCATGGACGCCTACATGAACGGCACGTTGGTCTCAGGCTCCGACGCCAGTACCCGCGGCAATATCGGTCGCCAAGTTATGCGTAACGCCATTGCTTCTTACCGCAGTGCGTTCAACTGGGGCTTGATGAGTTACGGCATGACTGGAACACCTAGCCTTTACAACACCTACGCCTATTACTTAGGCTCCAACTCCGGGATGGTGTTCACCGACGACTGCGCAGGGTATGTGGCAGGGGTTCCTCCGACCGTCGGCGTTTCAGCGACAAATGGCAATCGTCGCTGTATCGCGAATCCGCAACCGTTTACCGGTGGCAATTACGTGACGTTTGATAAAACAGGTGATGACGCCGACATCCAAGACGTTTTGTACACCACTGGTGTCTATACGACGGGACTGTGGGGCCTGACGGCCGGTACTGGAACCAGCTACAACGTCTACAGAACCCACAATGTCGGGGGAGGCTGGAATTCAAGTGATTTCTCGGGAGGGCTTGGCACTTGGAGCTTTACGCCGACTGACGCTGGTTACCTCTCGCAAAATCCGCCGATGACCAGGCAAATCTACATTCCAAGAGGCTGGGGTTACAACCAAAACATAACCGGGTCAGGCGTGTTGGACGAGCCTGTTGCCGTGGACGGCACCACCCACTACAACACTCTTATTTCCAAATTGGGCAATGAGACTAATGGGTCTACATCAGAAATCAAAAACGGCGCGGTGTTTACGCCGCTCAGAGGCACACTTCAGTCCGCCAAGACCTATTTCACCAGTTCTTTGTCGGGCAATTCAACGCCTATTCAGTATTCCTGTCAAAAGAACTTCGTGATGCTGGTGACAGACGGTTTGCCGACAGGAGATACCTCTGGCAATCTGTATTCGAGTGCAGACAGAACCAACTCCTGTGTTTGGGACACGACCACCAATTCATGCACCAGTGGCACTTTTGGGGTGGCCGCCAATCACGCCATTAGTGCAGTCAATACCTTGCGCACATCAAGCGTTAGCGGGGTGGCGTCAACCAGCGCGGATGGGACTGGCTCGGTGACCGGCGCTTTTGATGTGCAAACGTATGTGGTGGCCCTGGGCGATACGGTGGCCAATGCGACGTCGTTGTCGGTGATGAACAGCATGGCCTACAACGGAGGCACGAATAAGGCACTGGCTGCCAGCGATGCCACCGCCTTCCAAAACGCAATCACTGCGATCTCCGATGACATCACCTCCAAAGTGGGTTCGGGTGCGGCGGTTGCCGTGTCCAATGCCCACGTCACGTCTTCGGACAACGCCTCCTACGCGTCAAGCTACAACTCCGGTACATGGGCTGGCGACATCGACTCCAAAGCCATCGATGTCACGACAGGTCTCACGACCACCACGTCGCTTTGGAACGCAGGCACTGCAGCCACCCAGCTTGATACAAGAACGGCCGCCTCCCGATTTATTGTGACATCTCCAGACACCGCTGGTGCAATTGGGGGACTTCAGTTTCAACCGTCAACCGCCACGATCACGACCACCATTGCGACCAAGCTCAGTACAGCGCAGCAAACACTGCTTAATTCACCGAGTAGCACCGATGGCGCTGCGGTATTGGCTTATCTCCGCGGAGATAGATCTGGCGAAACGGCCGGCACCTACCGGTCTCGTGCGCGTTTGCTGGGCGACATGATCAACGGGGAGCCACTCCTGGTTCGGGCGCCTTGGTTTGATTACGCGGACACTGGGTACAGCACGTTCAAATCCACCAACGTAAGTCGCGTCCGAATCCTCTTTCAGGGGGCCAATGACGGCATGTTGCATGCATTTAATGCATCCACAGGGGCTGAGTCGTGGGCATTTATTCCCAATACGGTGATGGGTAATTTGAATAATCTAAGCCGCAAAGTTGGCTTTTCTCATCAGTTTTATGTTGATGGAACACCCGTGAGCGGCGATGTGGACTTCAAAAACATTGACGGTGCCACCGGCAGTGGTACTGACTGGAGAACCATCATTGTCGGTGGCTTGGGCAAAGGTGGACGGGGCTACTACGCACTCGACATCACGAGCAGCGCGGCGGCCACCGAAGCAGCAGTTGCAAGCAAGGTTTTGTGGGAGTTTCCCAATAGTATCGTCAGTTTAAGCACGCGAAACACGGCCAAGTTGAACATGGGCTACTCTTATGGCAAACCCATCATCGTCAAAACCGCGGCAAAAGGATGGGTCGTTTTGGTCACTTCAGGTTACAACAATGGCACGAATACGGGCGACAGCGGTGGTGACGGTTTGGGTCACCTGTATGTCCTGAACCCGAAAACTGGTGATTTGATCAAAGACATCTCGACGCCAGCGTGCTCCACGGCACCAACATCGACTCCTTGTGGTTTGGCCCAAATCAGTGCGTATGTGACCAGTGGTCTGGACAATACCGCTGAATACGTTTACGGAGGCGACTTGCAAGGTGGCGTTTGGCGCTTCGACTTCACTGGCAACAGTGTCAGCTCTTGGTCCGTGGCGAAGTTCACCGACCTGAAGGACGCTTCGGGTGTCGCTCAGCCTGTGACCACGGCGCCCGAATTGGCGTTGCCAACCATTAATGGGGTAGGCGCGCGCATGGTCTATGTTGGAACTGGCTTGTACCTCGGCACGTCCGACATCCCGGGCTCAACAGGCGCCAATGCGTGGTCTAGCCAAGTTCAAACCATGTATGGACTCAGGGATTCGCTCGTCGCCCTGCCGACCCCATTGCGGTCCAACCTACAGCAACAGACCATGACCACGGTTGGTACGAAGAGAACAAGCTCCAACAATGCCGTGAACTACACCACCAAAAAAGGCTGGTACCTTGACTTACCCACGACGGGGGAGCGGTCTAACACCGACCCGGCCATTGCGCTGGGTGCGTTGATCTTTACGACCAACATACCAAGCTCGACGATCTGCCAGCCAGGGGGAAGCAGTTGGGAGTATTTTCTGGACTTGACCACCGGTGGCCTGGTCGCCAACAGTTCAGTTTCCTGGTCTGGTACCTATTTAGGCAATGCCTTGGCCAGCCGCCCTGTGCTGATTCAACTCCCCAGCGGAAAGGTCGTTTCGCTAGTGCGAACCTCAGATGCACGCACTTTGAAGGAAGACATTCCCATCACGGCACCTGGGGTCGGAGCCAAGCGGATTTCGTGGCGAGAGCTTTTCAACTAA
- a CDS encoding universal stress protein, producing the protein MYKKILIANDDSDVADKAIEAGVALGKLCGAEMIMLHVGIPMVQATVFLAEAYVGPSEEDCARELKASNDAADAKAAAIAAREGVAMQVIHVAAAEPWRVIIEKAAELNCDAVVMASHGRGPLKALLLGSDTIDVLSHCKIPVLVVR; encoded by the coding sequence ATGTATAAAAAGATTCTGATTGCCAACGACGACTCGGATGTGGCTGACAAGGCCATCGAGGCCGGTGTGGCTCTGGGCAAGTTATGCGGCGCTGAAATGATCATGTTGCATGTGGGTATCCCCATGGTGCAAGCGACTGTTTTTCTCGCAGAGGCCTATGTCGGCCCGTCTGAAGAAGACTGCGCCCGTGAACTCAAAGCCAGCAACGACGCCGCTGACGCCAAAGCTGCCGCAATTGCGGCCCGCGAAGGAGTGGCCATGCAAGTCATCCACGTCGCAGCGGCTGAACCCTGGCGCGTGATCATTGAAAAAGCTGCGGAGCTCAATTGCGACGCTGTCGTCATGGCGTCCCATGGGCGCGGTCCACTCAAAGCATTGCTTCTGGGCAGCGACACCATCGACGTGTTGTCGCACTGCAAAATCCCGGTCTTGGTGGTGCGGTAA
- a CDS encoding PilW family protein, translated as MNPLFIFKANQAPEKRLASQRGVSLIETMVGMGLGILVSLIIVQVWGNFESQKQRTVSGSSAQENGLLALTELEVDVRGAGAGLTDSAAFDCTSLYSYYETAGVAVTPIPAYSGGMGLVPIQIIDGGTGSDTLTTKRGSDFLGALPAVITNTMPSSSSVLDVNSITGFADGDVVLAVDSSTGKCTVMSITQVMGSALKLQHNPGGSTTYNPPTSFQNTNAWPAFSTGAKILKIGNLLVRSYTVNGSNQLAQTATSGAGAATTAVLAGDIVKLKAQYGIANVGSQDVNAWVNATAATGWNVLDSAKVKRIKAVRLVIVARSSQREGADVTSTCTNISLNVNNGPCAWVDTAADPAPLIDLSANADWKKYRYRVYQSVIPMRNVIWAGV; from the coding sequence ATGAATCCGCTGTTCATTTTTAAAGCCAATCAGGCCCCGGAAAAACGGCTCGCTTCGCAACGCGGCGTGAGTTTGATCGAAACCATGGTGGGAATGGGGCTCGGCATTCTTGTATCACTGATCATCGTTCAGGTCTGGGGCAATTTCGAGAGTCAGAAACAACGCACGGTGAGTGGCTCGTCGGCGCAAGAAAATGGACTGTTGGCTTTGACAGAGTTGGAAGTCGATGTCCGGGGCGCCGGGGCTGGTCTGACGGATTCTGCGGCTTTCGACTGCACGTCGTTGTATAGCTATTACGAGACAGCGGGCGTAGCAGTTACCCCCATTCCAGCGTACTCGGGCGGCATGGGCTTGGTGCCAATTCAGATCATCGACGGCGGGACCGGGTCCGACACGTTGACCACCAAACGTGGATCTGATTTTTTGGGTGCCTTGCCGGCGGTGATCACGAACACAATGCCCTCGTCATCATCGGTGCTTGACGTCAATTCAATCACTGGCTTCGCCGACGGTGACGTTGTTTTGGCTGTTGACAGTAGTACTGGAAAGTGCACCGTGATGTCCATCACGCAGGTGATGGGCTCCGCGCTCAAGCTACAGCACAACCCAGGGGGCTCAACCACCTACAACCCGCCGACCTCGTTTCAAAACACCAATGCTTGGCCGGCTTTTTCGACAGGTGCCAAAATTCTGAAAATTGGCAATTTGTTGGTACGCTCTTATACGGTGAATGGCAGCAATCAACTAGCGCAAACGGCCACCAGTGGAGCGGGTGCCGCGACCACGGCGGTGTTGGCCGGTGACATCGTCAAGCTCAAAGCTCAATATGGCATTGCCAATGTAGGCAGTCAGGACGTCAATGCGTGGGTGAATGCCACAGCCGCCACGGGTTGGAATGTCCTGGATTCAGCCAAAGTCAAGCGGATCAAAGCCGTTCGGCTGGTGATTGTGGCGCGCAGTTCTCAACGGGAAGGCGCGGATGTGACCTCTACTTGCACCAATATTTCTCTCAATGTTAACAATGGCCCATGTGCATGGGTGGACACCGCGGCTGATCCTGCGCCGTTGATTGACCTCAGTGCCAATGCGGACTGGAAAAAATACCGCTACCGGGTTTACCAGTCCGTGATTCCCATGCGCAACGTGATTTGGGCGGGTGTATGA
- a CDS encoding GspH/FimT family pseudopilin: MLRRRFQRGMTLIELSVTIAIAAILLAISVPSFQVMLANSQIRTGAQALHDGLQLARVEAIRRNERVIFTKDAQTGWTVTLQTGGAVVQTRPFSEGSSAATVTVTPSAATQVTFDGLGRVVANSDASSTFTQLDIGVPTILIPAASARNRRITVTGGGAVRLCDPSAKPGVGMGC, from the coding sequence ATGCTGAGGCGGCGATTTCAACGCGGCATGACGCTGATCGAACTCAGTGTCACGATTGCCATTGCAGCGATCCTGCTCGCCATTTCTGTTCCTTCATTTCAGGTCATGCTGGCCAATTCCCAAATTAGAACCGGTGCCCAGGCGTTGCATGACGGACTTCAACTGGCGCGCGTTGAGGCGATTCGACGCAATGAGCGGGTGATTTTTACCAAGGATGCCCAAACCGGCTGGACAGTCACCTTGCAAACCGGGGGGGCCGTGGTTCAGACGCGGCCTTTCTCTGAAGGCTCTAGCGCCGCGACGGTCACCGTCACGCCCAGTGCTGCCACCCAGGTGACCTTCGACGGCCTAGGGCGAGTGGTGGCCAATTCGGATGCGTCCAGTACGTTTACTCAGCTTGATATTGGGGTTCCGACCATCCTGATTCCAGCAGCATCGGCTCGCAACCGTCGAATTACGGTGACCGGGGGCGGCGCGGTCAGGTTGTGCGATCCGAGCGCAAAGCCGGGTGTCGGGATGGGCTGCTAA